DNA from Acetobacter aceti NBRC 14818:
GGCGTGCTCTTCAGGGCGCGCAGGTCCGTCAGCAGACGTGCCGCGAGGTCCGGCAATGTATTCGCCTCGACGCGTCGCCCGTCAAAATCACCAAGTCCGAGCGCGATGGCGAGTCCACGCGGCGTGGGCGCGACAGAGCGGGCGGGATGCACAAAAGCAAACAGTTCGAGCAGATCGAACCACGGCGCTGGTTGTCCGGGTAGCGTCATGCCCAGCATCCGGGCCGTCGCCGGGGCATGCACGACGAGCGGTGCCGGTTCCTCCTGCAGGAACTGCTTCGCCCGCGTCCGATTGAGCGTCAGCAGCTCTCCGTCAACGGTGAGGCAGGAAAAGAAGCCATGACCGGCGACAAGAGCAGGCGCTTCATACGGAGAGGGAAAGGCGGCGGACATCTGGCCCACAGTCTAACGCAGGATGGCAGGGGCGCAATCCGGAAGCTGGATCGTTCTGGTTATGCTGTCTCTTTCGACCACTAAAGAATCCGGACCGGCCTTGAAGACTATTTGCCAGTCGATCTTCATGCCCCTTTAGAGACAGTCTGTTTTGATTCCACGCAGGCAGAAAGTCTAAACTGCATGTCATATTTGTTCTGTGGGAAGCCTGCCGTCATGCCGTTCTACAATTGCCGGAAGATGTTTCTTCTCCCGGCCCTGCTCCTGTCCAGTCTGTTTGTGAACTGTCTCCCCGGCACCGCTGGCGCAACGGATATGGGAATAGAGACTGACGCGTCGGTCACAACAGTCACGAAAGGTCTTACCCGCAAGCCGCTATATCCTTTCCATATTTCGCCGGGTCAGAGTCTTGTGGGGATTGATGGCTATGTGGAGACCGTCTCCCCCTCCGAGAAATTCAGTGAAGCCCTGATCTCACTGCATATGGCGACATCTCCCGCCTGCCCTGCACCTGGCGAGGATATTGGCGACTATGCTGCCATCAACGCGCATTTTCCGAACATCACGCTGGCGGCGCCCATCGTCAAACAGAACGCGCCCGATCACCAGCGCGTCCCTGTCCATATTCGCCTTGCCAGACCTTTTCCGCTGAAGTCCTGCCTGTTTCTCATTCTCGACGGTTCCGATTTTACTGGCAAACCTTACACGATGACGGCGCATCTGCATGTGAAGACCATCCCTACGCAGCAGCCTCCGGAACAGTTTGAACTTACTGGTGTCTTGTCGGATGAGTTTCTCATGTCACCGCAGAAACATGAGACAGCCTACAAGGTTTATCATGTGCCGAAAGACAGGATGATTTTCTCAATTGACGGCAATGTCGCAGCGGTCGCTGGTGAGGGTGTCGTTTTCCGGACCCCGCTTCACTGGTGGGTCGTGTCGCATTCCGTCTTTCTCGAACATGGAGGATGCCCGCAATTTCCGCATGACGGCACCTATTCGGATAATCCCGCTCTGGACGCCTTCATGTTTGAACCGCAGACCACCACGCTGCATACGGCCTATCTCAAGGGAGAAGGCGTTTCGTATCCCAATACGCCTTTTACCCTGCAACCAAAGGACCCTATCCTTGTTCGCAAGGGAGACTGTCTGATTCACGGCGTAAGGGCGATGGGTGCTGACGAACCGGCTGGTCGTCCGGCAGACGGGATCAACACGGAAAGCCAGATTTTCATGGAAATGACACCGTAATAGAGAAAAGTCCAAGCCACAAAATCCGTTTCCTTATTTCGTCCCAATTTTAGCAGGACATCCTTGATGACGAAGTTTGAGTTCCAGCAGGTCGACGTATTTTCAGCGACACCTTTCAAAGGCAATCCGGTCGCTGTTGTTCTCGGAGCAGACGCTCTGACGACTGAACAGATGGCGGCTTTTGCCAGTTGGACCAACCTGAGTGAAACAACATTCCTGCTCAAACCGACTTCACCGGAAGCCGATTATCGGGTCCGTATCTTTACCCCCGAAACAGAATTACCATTTGCTGGCCATCCCACGCTGGGAAGTTGTCATGCATGGTTGACGGCTGGAAACCATGCCCGCGGCAAAACAATCATACAGGAATGTGGCATCGGTCTTGTGCCCATTCGTCGTACGGAAGAACGTCTTGCTTTTGTTGCGCCAGACCTCCTTCGGTCCGGTCCAGTCGATGAAGCGCTTTTAAGTCGTGTTGCGCACGGATTGAAGATTCCGCTTTCATCCATCCAGACATCCGCATGGACAGATAATGGTCCCGGCTGGCTCTCCGTTCTGCTTGGTTCCCGAGAAGAGGTTCTGGCGCTTGAACCGGATTACGGGAGTCTGGCGGATCTGAGCATCGGGGTCATTGGCCCATGGAACCCGGCCACTGACGGAATGGAGGCACAATTTGAAGTGCGTGCTTTCGCCATGAGTTCTGGTGTCAACGAAGATCCTGTTACTGGCAGTCTGAATGCCGGACTGGCTCAGTGGCTGATTGGAAGTGGACAAGCGCCCCAACATTATATCGCCAGTCAGGGCACCCGGCTCGGCCGGAATGGTCTGGTGCATGTTGATTACGAGAATGGCAAAGTCTGGGTCGGTGGTTCCACCATCACAAGAATTACAGGGACGCTTCAGGTCTGAAATCCCCCTGTACAACATAAAGGATCGGCAGTTCTCGTTCAATTCAGCAAGTTAAGCGGAGATCTTACGACAGGCTGGTTCCGATACTAATCAAGGAACACTTCGGTAATCCTGTGCGGCCAGACGCCTCAATCAACCGCTCTGTCGCGCTGGACAAAATGCGCTTCCGATCCCCTACCTCTTTGAGCGCCTGAATGGTCTTTCCCGGATCAGTTAGAGCCAGTTCCACATGCAGCGGCATTCGGGGGTGGAAGGAAAAGCGCCTGCGCAGCACGGGTCTCATTCCGCAAAACCCGACACAGATGGCCAAGCCGTGATGACCCCGCTTCATCGCCGCGTGTGATCAGCCAGTAGGTCCGGAGCAGGCTGATTTCCTCCGGCAGGACACGCACAAGTCCGGGCGTTGATTCCGCGACAAACGCAGGCAGGACGCCAAGACAGAGTCCAGCCTGCACTGCTGCTTTCTGCGCCTGAATACTGGAGTTTTGAATCCGCACCTGCCGGGAGTCGATGCCGACCTCTGCCAGATAGTCCAGAGCCGGTGAGAAAACGAGTTCATCGACATAGCCTGCGAATATATGATCCGCGAGGTCTCCCCGGCTCCTGACCGGCCCATGTCGTCGCAGATAATCGGGGCTGGCATAGATGAACAGGCGATAGTCCGTCAGTTCTTCCGTATGAAACCGGTCTCCGGAAGGACGGGTGAGGCCAATGGCGAGATCAGCCTGACGACGGGAGAGAGAAACGATCTGCTGGATCGTCACCATCTCCACGGTCAGATCCGGATTGGCTTCCAGTAACGCCCCGATCCGTGGGGCAAGGAAAAAATTCCCGAATCCTTCCAGCGCGCTGATCCGCACCGTGCCGGACAGGCCACCTCCGGCACCGAACGCCACCTCCTGTGCCTCACGCTCCATCGCCTCCACACCGGCCAGCAACTGTTCACCTTGTCGTGTAAGCCGGTAGCCGCGCGGGTGCCGCTCAAAGAGCGTGGCGTCCATTGTCTGCTCCAGAGACTGAATTCTCCGGGCAACCGTCGTGTGCTCCACGCCCAGTTCCCGAGCGGCCACGGACAGCGCTCCACCGCGGGAAACAGCCAGAAAATACTGAAGATCACGCCAGTCGAGCCCTCGTCTTCCGTGCATACTTCGCTCCTTCGCAGCCCGCATTTCGAAATATCTGTGCATTTTTGCACATGGGGTGGGCGAAAACGCCAGATTTTCTGTCCGATTGCACCGTGTCAGACATTTTCATCCGCACAAAAGAGATGGAGCAGGACCGAGGTCCGGAACTCCATCCGAAAAAAGGGGAATTCTGATGACTGCACTGGTCCTTCCACCTTTTGTCCGCCTCGGGGGCGGCGCGCTGAACGAACTTCCGGACGCCCTGCAACAGGCCGGTCTCAAAGCGCCTTTCATCATCACCGATCCGTTCATGGCTTCAGGCGGCGTGCTTGAACGGGTCAGGGGCATTCTCGAACAGGCCGGATACACCATGCGAGCCTTTACGGAGACCGTCCCGGACCCGACCGTCGCATGCGTCAACGCCGCCCTCGCCGCGCTGCGTGATGGTCAGCATGACTGCGTGATCGGACTGGGCGGTGGCAGTCCGATCGATACCGCCAAGATGGTCGCTGTGCTCGCACGACACGACACGACACCGTCCGGTCTCAAGGTTCCGCATATCCAGAACACGCCGGGCCTGCCGGTCATCGCCATTCCGACAACCGCCGGAACAGGGTCGGAAGCCACTCGTGTCACCGTCATCACCGATGAGGTGTCCGATGAGAAAATGCTCTGCATGGGACCGGCCTATCAGCCTCACATCGCCATCGTGGATTATGAACTGACGCTGACGATGCCGCGCAGGCTGACGGCTGATACCGGCACCGATGCCCTGACCCATGCGCTGGAAGCCTGGGTTTCGAAAAAGGCTTCTCCCTTCACCGATGCGCTGGCTCTGACCGCGATGCAGCGGATCTGGAAATGGTTGCCCGTTGCCTGCGAGGAACCCGGCAACCGCGAAGCCCGCGCCGCTGTGATGCAGGGCGCCTTCGAAGCCGGTATGGCGTTCTCGAACGCCTCCGTCGCGCTGGTGCATGGCATGAGCCGGCCCATCGGGGCGCATTTCCATGTCCCGCATGGTCTGTCCAACGCCATGCTGCTGCCGGAGATCACGGCGTGGTCCCTGTCCGGCGCACCGGAACGCTATGCAATGGCCGCCCGCGTGATGGGAATTGCCGAGGCTGGAGCATCCGATGCTGCCGCAGGCGAGGCTCTCGTGGAGGGGCTACGCCGCAGAAACCGGGAAATCGGCGTGCCGACGCCGAAAGAACACGGCCTCGATGTCGCCCGCTGGGACAATCTGCTGCCGTTGATGGCCGAGCAGGCGCTGGCTTCCGGATCACCCGCCAACAATCCGCGTGTGCCGACGGCACAGGACATCGTCGCACTCTATCACCGCGTCTGGGCCGCATAATTTGCGCCGCATAACCGGGAGGACCGCAGCATGAGCAGCGCTATAACCTCTTCCAAAACACGTTCGATGCATGGTCTGGTTTTTGCTTCCAGCGTCGGCACCATCATCGAATGGTATGATTTCTTTCTCTATGGCTGCCTCGCCATTTTCTTCGCACAGATGTTCTATCCGCCGGGCAATGGAACAGCCGCCACGCTGATCAGTGTGGCGACATTCGCAACCGGTTTCGCCGTTCGTCCGCTCGGCAGTCTGGTCTTCGGTCATTTCGGAGACCGCTTCGGACGCAAGATCACTTTTCTCACCACCCTGCTGATCATGGGCTGTTCAACAGCCGCCATCGGTGCGCTGCCTGATTTCAAAACAGCCGGCTATGTCGCGCCGGTTCTGCTCATCACGTTGCGCATCATTCAGGGGCTGGCTCTGGGCGGTGAATATGGCGGCGCTGCAACCTATGTGGCCGAACACGCTCCAGCCACGGAACGCGGTAAATGGGCAAGCTATATTCAGGCCATGGCGTCCGGTGGCTTCGTTCTGGCGCTGGGCATCGTCCTCGGGCTGCGTCTGGGCCTTGGCGAGGAGAGCTTCACCGCATGGGGCTGGCGTCTGCCTTTCCTGTTTTCCATCGTGCTGGTCGGCGTTTCTTTCCGCATCCGGCTCCGGCTGCATGAGTCTCCTGTGTTTCTGGAGATGAAGGAAAACCAGCAGGTCTCCTCTTCACCCATCCGGGACGCCTTCACCATTCCCGGCAATGCGCGCCGCATCCTGACCTTTCTGTTCGGTGTCGCCTGCGCTCAGGCCGTGACGTTCTACACAGCCCAGTTCTATGCCCTGTATTTTCTCGAAAGCGTCCTGAAGGTCGCCTTTCTACCTGCAACGCTCGCCGTAGCGGCCGGTGCGCTGTGTGGTCTGCCGTTCTTTGTCATCTTCGGTCGTCTGTCAGACAGTATCGGGCGCAAGCCGCTTGCTTTGACTGGTATGGCCGCTGCCGCCATTCTCTACCTGCCGCTATTCATGGTTCTGAAATCCTGTGTGCATGACGGTGGAATTGACGCACTTCCCATCGCCACCATCGTGTTTGCCCTCGTGGTCATCGCCGCACTGATTTACGGACCTTATGGCGCGTTCATCGTCGAGACCTTCCCGGCAGCGGTCCGATACACCTCGATTTCCATTCCCTACCATATCGGGAACGGCATTTTCGGTGGCTTCCTGCCGCTTATCAGCCTCAGTCTGGTTTCACGCACCGGAAACGTCTTCGCCGGGCTACTCTATCCCGCAGCAATCTGCATCATCGGTTTCTTCGTCACGCTGTTTTTCGTGCCTGAAACACTGCCTTCCGCCGTCAATGGCGAGAAACGCAGGGGCATTTCCCTGTCCCAAGAAACGCTGTCTACCGCGACGGCCCAGACCGCCGAGTAACTCCCGATTTCTCACTCTTTCCTTACAAGGACTAAGAAAATGAAAATCATTCCTCACTTCATTAATGGTCAGAAAACCGAAGGCGCAGGCCAGCGCCGGTCGGATGTCTTCAATCCCGCAACCGGCACGGTGCAAGCTCAGGTCGCACTCGGAGATACGGCGGATCTGGAAGCCGCTATCTCCGCCGCACGGGCAGTCTTTCCGAAATGGGCCGACACGCCTGCCCTGACCCGCTCCCGCATCCTGTTTCGGGTCCGCGATCTGGTGGAAAAGCATGCCGATGAACTCGCCGCTGTGATTTCCGCCGAACATGGCAAGACAATTCCGGATGCAAAGGGTGAAGTCACACGCGGCATGGAGGTCATCGAGTTCGCCACGGCAGCTCCGGAAATTCTCAAGGGTGAATATACCGAGCAGGTCAGTCGGGGCATTGACGCCTGGACGATGCGCCAGCCGCTCGGCATTGCCGCAGGTATCACGCCATTCAATTTTCCCGTCATGGTTCCGCTCTGGATGGCGCCGATGGCGATTGCGACCGGCAACTGTTTCATCATCAAACCTTCAGAGCGCGATCCTTCAGCGTCCGTGATGCTGGCGGAGATTTTCAAGGAAGCCGGCCTGCCTGACGGTGTGTTGCAGGTGGTGCATGGCGACAAGGATATGGTCAACGCCATCCTTGAACATCCCGAAATCAAGGCTGTCAGCTTTGTCGGTTCCACGCCGATCGCAAAGCATGTTTATGCAACGGGCACGGCCCACGGCAAACGCGTGCAGGCTCTGGGCGGAGCGAAGAACCACGCCATTGTCATGCCGGATTGTGATCTGGACAAGGCCGTCGATGCTCTCACCGGTGCGGCGTGGGGTTCAGCTGGCGAGCGCTGCATGGCGATCTCGGTCGCCGTCGCTGTGGGGCCTGTGGCGGACGCACTTGTGAACAAGCTGGCTGAACGGGCCAGAACGCTGAAGATCGGCCCCGGCGAGGATGGCAGCAACGATATGGGGCCTCTGATCACAGCGCAGCATCGCGAGCGTGTATGCAGACTGGTGGATTCCGGCGTCGAACAGGGAGCGACACTGGTTGTGGACGGACGCGAGCATGTCATTTCCGGTCATGAGGAAGGCTTCTTCACCGGAGCATCGCTTTTCGACAATGTCACCTGTGAGATGAAGATTTATCAGGAAGAGATTTTCGGTCCGGTTCTGTGTGTCATGCGCGCTCCGGATTTTGAAACGGCCCTCAAGCTGGTGAATGAAAGCCCGTTCGGAAACGGAACCGCCATATTCACCCGCGATGGCGACACTGCCCGCAATTTCACGCATCGCGTTCAGGCGGGAATGGTTGGCGTCAATGTGCCGATCCCTGTTCCAATGGCGTTCCACTCTTTCGGCGGCTGGAAAGACTCGCTGTTTGGGGACCACCACATGCACGGACCAGAAGGAGTGCGCTTCTTCACACGTCTGAAGGCCGTCACCAGTCGCTGGCCGGAAGGTATCCGCGGCGGTGCTGAATTCTCCATGCCTACACTGGGATAATGCCGGAGACTCTCGTCGGGAATTCCTGAAAAGAAGATTTCGTTGTCATGTCGGTTTAAAACCCGAGATGACAACGAAACGCGAGAACATTTCGTAAAACCTTACGAAAGTGGTGTTACAATAGCTTCCACCTGCGATGCTTCCTGACGGCGTCTGCTCTTCTCAACATCCACAAGCATCGTCGCCGCCATCTTCTCCCACAGAATATCGGTCTGTTTCACCTGCATCGTTGGTGCGACTGGCCCCGCAACAATGAGCGCCTCCAACGCATCCGTCAGGGCAGTCACATCGACATCGCACAGGGTCACACCCGGAAGCCCGGCGAACTGCTCTGCCAACCCGCCCACGCGTGTAGCCAGCACCTGCTTGCCCGCGGCAATGGCGACGGCTCCCACACCGCTCTGGCTGGCTTCCCGATAAGGCAGCACCATTGCGTCGGCCCAGTCCACGAGACTGGCGATTTCCTCTTCCTCCACCCAGCGGTTTTCCACCGCGACATGCGGAAGCGCCGCAAGTTTTCGCAATTCACTGGAGTCAGGACCACTGCCGACGATGCGACACTCATATTCCAGAGTTGGCGACAGACGCTTCAGCGCTTCGAGAAGCAGATCCAATCCCTTGTAGGACAGAAGTCGTCCGAACATGAGTAACCGCACAGGACCGGGTGGACGCTCGACTGGTGGCATGCCCCTGCTCTTTCCGTGCAGGACCGGATAATCGAACGGTGGCAGGCTGGCGACCATGATTTCGCGTTCCTGCATCCCCACCTGTTCCCGCAACTGATGGGCGACATGGTGCGTGAGAGCGACGATCCCCTGCGCCTGCCGGATCAGGATATTCTGCAATGTGTGCTGGAGAGGAAAACCGTCACCGGGATGGGGAAGCGCATCATGGACGACCACCACCAACGGCACGCCAGCACAGCGCAGGGCACACGCCATCAGAAGATCAATTGGCCCCGTCATGGCGCAGATGGCCAGATCAGGTTGCCAGAACCGCAGCTTTCTCAGCAGTCGTGGGATGACGACTGGCGCGCCAAGCACGCGAACCAGCAGCCCGCTCAGGCTCCCATAGGTTTCCACCTGCCACACCGTCATCGCACCATGGGGGAAACCCGGAGCCGTGAGGATTTCGGCGCGACGAGACAGGGACAGCATGACCTCCCGCCCCGGCAGGCGCGCTATCGCCTGAGCGAGATTGAGCCCGAAACGCGGACCGCCACCACGCCGCCCCCACTGCCAGACCAGAACCCGTTTCATCATGCCGACACGCGCTGCATTTGAGCTTGTACCGGCTCCCGACGTGTCAGCGCGTAATGTGCCGCCAGCAGTTCACTTCCTGAAAACCGTTCGGCAGCGACACGCGCGGCCTGTGCGCCCAGCCTCTGACGCAGCGCCGGATTATCAGCGGCACGGGACAGCATCTCGCTTGCGGCTCCGATATCCGCCTTGGCCCAGACGGCACCTTCCGCTTCAAAGACACCACGCGGATCGCGGGCAGGCACCAGACGGTACGGAACGGGCAGGCCGCATCCCTCATTCAGGAATTCCGACGTTGCCGACCAGTCGGTCGCGATTACAGTGCGTCCCAGCCGCATGGCTTCCGCCGGAACCAGTCCGAAACCTTCGCTACGATGCAGGGACAGCACGATGTCGGCGCACCGAATCAATGCCTGCGAGTCCTCTGCCGGAAACAGCCGTTCCTCAATGCGGATATTCCTCGCACCAGCAATGGCGGCTCTCAGGCGTTCCATATCCTCAGGATAATGCCCGGCATGAGAGACTTTCAGCAGCAGGAAGCGATCCGGACGCTCACCGAAAGCCCTGCGAAACGCCTCAATGGCTGCCAGCGGGTTCTTGCGCTCAAAGCTGGAGGCCAGACTGAAGGAGACCAGCACGACAACAGCATCGTCCGGCAGGCCGAAAGCGCTGCGTTCAAGATGCGAGGGGCGAAGCGGGTCAGCGGCCAGTGCATGAGGGACCACTCTCACCCGCCCGGGCATGATCGTTTCAAGCGCACGAGCGGAAAACAGCGACGGCGTCCAGACCTCGTGAACACAGCCCACAGCCGTCTTCCAGAGCGATGGGACGACCGGCAGTTCCCACGCCCAGTATCCGATGATCCGACGATTGCGCAGAAACCCGCGTCCCAGCTTCAGCAGCACAGAAGGCAG
Protein-coding regions in this window:
- a CDS encoding PhzF family phenazine biosynthesis protein — protein: MTKFEFQQVDVFSATPFKGNPVAVVLGADALTTEQMAAFASWTNLSETTFLLKPTSPEADYRVRIFTPETELPFAGHPTLGSCHAWLTAGNHARGKTIIQECGIGLVPIRRTEERLAFVAPDLLRSGPVDEALLSRVAHGLKIPLSSIQTSAWTDNGPGWLSVLLGSREEVLALEPDYGSLADLSIGVIGPWNPATDGMEAQFEVRAFAMSSGVNEDPVTGSLNAGLAQWLIGSGQAPQHYIASQGTRLGRNGLVHVDYENGKVWVGGSTITRITGTLQV
- a CDS encoding LysR family transcriptional regulator codes for the protein MHGRRGLDWRDLQYFLAVSRGGALSVAARELGVEHTTVARRIQSLEQTMDATLFERHPRGYRLTRQGEQLLAGVEAMEREAQEVAFGAGGGLSGTVRISALEGFGNFFLAPRIGALLEANPDLTVEMVTIQQIVSLSRRQADLAIGLTRPSGDRFHTEELTDYRLFIYASPDYLRRHGPVRSRGDLADHIFAGYVDELVFSPALDYLAEVGIDSRQVRIQNSSIQAQKAAVQAGLCLGVLPAFVAESTPGLVRVLPEEISLLRTYWLITRGDEAGSSRLGHLCRVLRNETRAAQALFLPPPNAAACGTGSN
- a CDS encoding iron-containing alcohol dehydrogenase; translated protein: MTALVLPPFVRLGGGALNELPDALQQAGLKAPFIITDPFMASGGVLERVRGILEQAGYTMRAFTETVPDPTVACVNAALAALRDGQHDCVIGLGGGSPIDTAKMVAVLARHDTTPSGLKVPHIQNTPGLPVIAIPTTAGTGSEATRVTVITDEVSDEKMLCMGPAYQPHIAIVDYELTLTMPRRLTADTGTDALTHALEAWVSKKASPFTDALALTAMQRIWKWLPVACEEPGNREARAAVMQGAFEAGMAFSNASVALVHGMSRPIGAHFHVPHGLSNAMLLPEITAWSLSGAPERYAMAARVMGIAEAGASDAAAGEALVEGLRRRNREIGVPTPKEHGLDVARWDNLLPLMAEQALASGSPANNPRVPTAQDIVALYHRVWAA
- a CDS encoding MFS transporter, yielding MSSAITSSKTRSMHGLVFASSVGTIIEWYDFFLYGCLAIFFAQMFYPPGNGTAATLISVATFATGFAVRPLGSLVFGHFGDRFGRKITFLTTLLIMGCSTAAIGALPDFKTAGYVAPVLLITLRIIQGLALGGEYGGAATYVAEHAPATERGKWASYIQAMASGGFVLALGIVLGLRLGLGEESFTAWGWRLPFLFSIVLVGVSFRIRLRLHESPVFLEMKENQQVSSSPIRDAFTIPGNARRILTFLFGVACAQAVTFYTAQFYALYFLESVLKVAFLPATLAVAAGALCGLPFFVIFGRLSDSIGRKPLALTGMAAAAILYLPLFMVLKSCVHDGGIDALPIATIVFALVVIAALIYGPYGAFIVETFPAAVRYTSISIPYHIGNGIFGGFLPLISLSLVSRTGNVFAGLLYPAAICIIGFFVTLFFVPETLPSAVNGEKRRGISLSQETLSTATAQTAE
- a CDS encoding CoA-acylating methylmalonate-semialdehyde dehydrogenase: MKIIPHFINGQKTEGAGQRRSDVFNPATGTVQAQVALGDTADLEAAISAARAVFPKWADTPALTRSRILFRVRDLVEKHADELAAVISAEHGKTIPDAKGEVTRGMEVIEFATAAPEILKGEYTEQVSRGIDAWTMRQPLGIAAGITPFNFPVMVPLWMAPMAIATGNCFIIKPSERDPSASVMLAEIFKEAGLPDGVLQVVHGDKDMVNAILEHPEIKAVSFVGSTPIAKHVYATGTAHGKRVQALGGAKNHAIVMPDCDLDKAVDALTGAAWGSAGERCMAISVAVAVGPVADALVNKLAERARTLKIGPGEDGSNDMGPLITAQHRERVCRLVDSGVEQGATLVVDGREHVISGHEEGFFTGASLFDNVTCEMKIYQEEIFGPVLCVMRAPDFETALKLVNESPFGNGTAIFTRDGDTARNFTHRVQAGMVGVNVPIPVPMAFHSFGGWKDSLFGDHHMHGPEGVRFFTRLKAVTSRWPEGIRGGAEFSMPTLG
- a CDS encoding glycosyltransferase, whose product is MMKRVLVWQWGRRGGGPRFGLNLAQAIARLPGREVMLSLSRRAEILTAPGFPHGAMTVWQVETYGSLSGLLVRVLGAPVVIPRLLRKLRFWQPDLAICAMTGPIDLLMACALRCAGVPLVVVVHDALPHPGDGFPLQHTLQNILIRQAQGIVALTHHVAHQLREQVGMQEREIMVASLPPFDYPVLHGKSRGMPPVERPPGPVRLLMFGRLLSYKGLDLLLEALKRLSPTLEYECRIVGSGPDSSELRKLAALPHVAVENRWVEEEEIASLVDWADAMVLPYREASQSGVGAVAIAAGKQVLATRVGGLAEQFAGLPGVTLCDVDVTALTDALEALIVAGPVAPTMQVKQTDILWEKMAATMLVDVEKSRRRQEASQVEAIVTPLS
- a CDS encoding glycosyltransferase family 4 protein, with the translated sequence MHSLWRKLPAEPRRRGAAGLTAWLAPKAQHPAPIAGAHLLVGGEINRASGLGEGARIMLRACKALGIPASGFQASLLDGASAPLDASPQSPLIIHVNAPSLPSVLLKLGRGFLRNRRIIGYWAWELPVVPSLWKTAVGCVHEVWTPSLFSARALETIMPGRVRVVPHALAADPLRPSHLERSAFGLPDDAVVVLVSFSLASSFERKNPLAAIEAFRRAFGERPDRFLLLKVSHAGHYPEDMERLRAAIAGARNIRIEERLFPAEDSQALIRCADIVLSLHRSEGFGLVPAEAMRLGRTVIATDWSATSEFLNEGCGLPVPYRLVPARDPRGVFEAEGAVWAKADIGAASEMLSRAADNPALRQRLGAQAARVAAERFSGSELLAAHYALTRREPVQAQMQRVSA